In Devosia sp. 1566, a single genomic region encodes these proteins:
- the argF gene encoding ornithine carbamoyltransferase, whose product MAFNLKNRNFLTLRDFTPDEIRFLLKLSADLKAAKYAGTEVERLGGKEIALIFEKDSTRTRIGFEVAAHDQGAAVTYLGPTGTHVGYKESMKDTARVLGRVYDAIEYRGFSQGIVEDLARHAGVPVYNGLTDEFHPTQILADFLTMQEHAEKPLREVAYCFLGDAGNNMGDSLLIGGAKMGMDVRLCAPESLWPTPAIRDDAEAIAQQTGASIMMTDDVAKAVKDVDFVYTDVWVSMGDSADKWGERIQLLKPYQVTRQVMEMTGNPRARFMHCLPAFHNTETQVGQQIHKEFGIREMEVTDEVFESPASIVFDQAENRMHTIKAVLVATLGN is encoded by the coding sequence ATGGCTTTCAACCTAAAGAACCGCAATTTCCTGACCCTGCGCGACTTCACGCCAGACGAAATCCGCTTCTTGCTGAAGCTATCGGCCGACCTCAAGGCCGCAAAATATGCCGGCACCGAAGTTGAACGACTAGGCGGCAAGGAAATCGCGCTGATCTTTGAAAAGGACAGCACCAGAACCAGGATCGGGTTCGAAGTCGCCGCGCACGATCAGGGAGCTGCGGTCACCTACCTAGGCCCGACAGGTACCCATGTAGGCTATAAGGAGTCGATGAAGGATACTGCCCGCGTGCTGGGTAGGGTCTATGACGCAATCGAATATCGTGGCTTTTCCCAAGGCATCGTAGAGGATCTGGCCCGTCACGCCGGCGTTCCGGTTTATAACGGGCTCACTGACGAGTTCCATCCTACTCAAATCCTCGCTGATTTCCTGACAATGCAGGAGCACGCCGAGAAGCCGCTGCGCGAAGTTGCATATTGCTTCCTTGGCGACGCCGGCAACAATATGGGCGACAGCCTGCTTATCGGCGGCGCCAAAATGGGCATGGACGTGCGATTGTGTGCCCCAGAAAGTCTGTGGCCGACTCCCGCGATCCGCGACGACGCCGAGGCCATTGCGCAACAAACCGGCGCCTCAATAATGATGACAGATGACGTGGCCAAGGCCGTGAAAGATGTGGATTTCGTCTACACCGACGTGTGGGTCTCGATGGGCGACAGCGCCGACAAGTGGGGTGAGCGGATCCAACTGCTCAAACCTTACCAAGTCACGAGGCAGGTGATGGAAATGACCGGCAATCCACGTGCACGATTCATGCACTGCTTGCCCGCCTTCCACAACACGGAGACCCAGGTCGGCCAGCAAATCCATAAGGAATTCGGCATCCGCGAGATGGAGGTGACCGATGAGGTGTTCGAGAGCCCGGCATCCATTGTATTCGACCAGGCCGAAAACCGGATGCACACCATCAAGGCCGTTCTCGTCGCGACGTTGGGGAACTAG